In Hevea brasiliensis isolate MT/VB/25A 57/8 chromosome 13, ASM3005281v1, whole genome shotgun sequence, a single genomic region encodes these proteins:
- the LOC110639195 gene encoding uncharacterized protein LOC110639195 isoform X2 has protein sequence MESSCEYARKYSTDVSLQELRDRLAEFAEVRGWEQYHSPRNLLLALVGEVGELSEIFQWKGEVAKGLPNWSSSDKEHLEEELSDVLLYLIRLADVCGLDLGQAALTKIVKNARKYPVAAHQTT, from the exons ATGGAGAGCTCATGTGAGTATGCAAGAAAATATTCCACGGATGTTTCCCTTCAAGAACTGAGAGATAGGCTTGCAGAGTTTGCTGAGGTTAGAGGATGGGAGCAATATCACAGTCCTAGAAATCTCCTATTAGCCCTA GTGGGAGAGGTTGGAGAGCTCTCAGAGATATTCCAATGGAAAGGAGAGGTTGCAAAAGGGTTACCCAACTGGAGTTCTAGTGATAAGGAGCATCTAGAGGAAGAGCTCTCAGATGTTCTGCTCTATCTTATTCGTCTTGCTGATGTTTGTGGCCTTGATCTTGGCCAGGCTGCATTAACAAAGATTGTTAAAAATGCCAGGAAATACCCAGTTGCTGCTCATCAAACTACTTGA